The proteins below are encoded in one region of Cetobacterium sp. ZOR0034:
- a CDS encoding NAD(P)H-dependent oxidoreductase codes for MRILVVATHPNIDDSKVNKSWLAGLAKETNIEVRFLDEFYEDGQIDVEAEKKALEKAERVVFQFPFYWYSMPALLREYFDRVLEFGWAYGPKGDALKGKEFLVALSVGAPEYSYTGGSYNNFTITELLRPLEATANAVQMVYLPYFALFDIPRLSDEEILKSVDRYLVHINNEDLNHRKVLERLKVQNSESSFIDL; via the coding sequence ATGAGAATATTAGTTGTTGCGACTCACCCAAATATAGATGATTCAAAGGTAAATAAAAGTTGGTTAGCTGGTTTAGCTAAAGAAACAAATATAGAAGTAAGATTTTTAGATGAATTTTATGAAGATGGTCAGATAGATGTTGAAGCTGAAAAAAAAGCTCTTGAAAAAGCTGAAAGAGTGGTATTTCAATTTCCGTTTTATTGGTATAGTATGCCAGCTTTATTGAGAGAGTATTTTGATAGGGTTTTAGAGTTTGGATGGGCCTATGGTCCAAAAGGTGATGCACTGAAAGGAAAGGAGTTTTTAGTAGCGCTTTCGGTTGGAGCACCAGAATATTCCTACACAGGAGGAAGCTATAATAACTTTACAATAACTGAACTTCTAAGGCCATTAGAAGCAACAGCAAATGCAGTTCAGATGGTTTATCTACCATATTTTGCACTTTTTGATATTCCGAGACTTTCAGATGAGGAGATTTTAAAATCAGTAGATAGGTATCTAGTTCATATAAACAATGAAGATTTAAATCACAGAAAAGTTTTAGAAAGACTAAAAGTACAGAATTCAGAGAGTAGCTTTATAGATTTATAG
- the dinB gene encoding DNA polymerase IV, whose product MNRVICHYDMDAFYASIEIRDNPKYKDKPIVVAGGVVTTASYPARKFGIHSAMNTLDAKKLCPKLIVVPVNKDKYAYESRIIQDLVLKITHKVEFIAFDEGFIDITDIIDKFSSKENFTNLFRKRIFEITGLTCSMGIGLNKLTAKIASDINKPGGQHIFNTEDEFIEFIKDKKVRKLPGVGKQFEKLLNKDNIFLVKDIYPFSLKELCSKYGTSRGELLYTYSRGIDHRDVEFNRAIHSIGNENTFRLPLDSEEEITREIESLFDWSYARLIKKNLLTKTVSLKVRFKNRETISRSKTRFIPTNDKELLKGMVDELLLSLNLTRDIKLLGVSFSNLENPSTRQLTFEKLY is encoded by the coding sequence ATGAATAGAGTTATCTGCCACTACGATATGGACGCCTTTTATGCATCCATAGAGATTAGAGATAATCCAAAATATAAAGACAAACCTATTGTTGTTGCTGGTGGTGTCGTAACAACTGCAAGTTATCCTGCCCGTAAATTTGGAATACACTCTGCTATGAACACACTTGATGCTAAAAAACTCTGTCCAAAGCTAATTGTCGTACCTGTAAATAAAGATAAATACGCCTACGAATCTCGAATTATCCAAGATCTTGTGTTAAAAATAACCCATAAAGTTGAATTTATCGCCTTCGACGAAGGTTTTATCGATATTACAGATATCATAGATAAATTTTCATCCAAAGAAAATTTTACCAATCTATTTAGAAAACGTATTTTTGAGATAACAGGCCTTACTTGCTCAATGGGTATCGGATTAAATAAACTCACAGCTAAAATAGCCTCTGATATAAATAAACCCGGAGGGCAACATATCTTTAATACAGAAGATGAGTTTATTGAATTTATCAAAGATAAAAAAGTTCGAAAACTTCCTGGAGTTGGTAAGCAGTTTGAAAAACTTTTAAATAAAGATAATATATTTTTGGTTAAAGATATCTACCCCTTCTCTCTAAAAGAGCTCTGCTCTAAATATGGAACCTCTCGTGGCGAACTTCTCTACACATACAGTCGTGGAATAGATCATAGAGATGTAGAATTCAATAGAGCCATTCATTCTATCGGAAATGAAAATACTTTCCGATTACCTTTAGATTCAGAGGAGGAGATAACTCGAGAGATAGAATCACTTTTCGATTGGTCATATGCTAGACTTATCAAAAAAAATCTCCTAACTAAAACCGTATCCTTAAAAGTGAGATTTAAAAATCGTGAAACAATCTCTCGTTCAAAAACAAGATTTATTCCTACAAATGATAAAGAACTTTTAAAAGGTATGGTTGATGAACTTCTTTTATCCTTAAACCTAACTCGAGATATAAAACTTTTAGGAGTATCTTTTTCAAATTTAGAAAATCCATCAACACGGCAATTAACATTCGAAAAATTATATTAA
- a CDS encoding replication initiation protein, whose protein sequence is MENKNIFIEFSKKLSKKERDFLRSVDICGNSVTVHLETLYKIFEVKEEPKVIELEKLLFKFLSKNIIIYNSNLSLKKRFNILNSYLFERDYVIFEFSSHILDEKIKKILKFKERYSYRFYQEILNSEKSILNISTDNLRDLLEIQETYDRFYDIEKNLLKPIFKDLTSIGELDIEYEKDKVGEYKSAKILGIKITKDYKKSEMGEIKPIFTLTKTFKNLFELHSELMEIYKKLKGDTSYISSYHFNSKLLVKIYNIKNDETLIYSYKEFVFKILYRKELPTIIEIFQNENI, encoded by the coding sequence GTGGAAAATAAAAATATTTTTATTGAATTTTCTAAAAAACTGAGTAAAAAAGAGAGAGATTTTTTAAGATCAGTTGATATCTGTGGTAACTCAGTTACTGTTCATTTAGAAACACTTTATAAAATATTTGAAGTTAAAGAGGAGCCAAAAGTTATAGAATTAGAAAAACTTTTGTTTAAATTTCTTTCTAAAAATATAATTATCTACAATTCAAATCTTAGTTTAAAGAAAAGATTTAATATTCTAAACAGTTATCTCTTTGAAAGAGATTATGTAATCTTTGAATTTTCATCACATATTTTAGATGAAAAAATAAAAAAAATACTTAAATTTAAAGAGAGATATTCATATAGATTTTATCAAGAGATTTTAAACAGTGAGAAAAGCATTTTAAATATCTCAACAGATAATTTAAGAGATCTATTAGAAATTCAAGAAACTTATGATCGATTCTATGATATTGAAAAAAATCTCTTGAAACCTATTTTTAAAGATCTTACATCTATTGGAGAGTTAGATATTGAATATGAAAAAGATAAAGTTGGTGAATATAAAAGTGCTAAAATTTTAGGAATTAAAATCACAAAAGATTATAAAAAAAGCGAAATGGGTGAAATTAAACCTATTTTTACCTTAACTAAAACTTTTAAAAATCTTTTTGAGCTTCACAGTGAACTTATGGAAATCTATAAAAAACTTAAGGGAGATACATCATATATCTCTAGCTATCATTTTAATTCTAAACTTTTAGTTAAAATATACAATATAAAAAATGATGAAACCTTAATTTATAGCTATAAAGAGTTTGTATTTAAAATATTATATAGAAAAGAGCTTCCAACAATTATTGAGATATTTCAAAATGAAAATATATAA
- a CDS encoding PTS lactose/cellobiose transporter subunit IIA — MDIEAVAMAIVGNAGESRALSYEALRAAKKGEFENANKLLDEAKERMYAAHSVQTELICNEADGKGIEINLLMIHAQDHLMNAILARELVEELIEVHKELKGLKGE, encoded by the coding sequence ATGGATATTGAAGCAGTAGCAATGGCCATAGTTGGAAATGCTGGAGAGAGTAGAGCGCTATCTTATGAAGCCTTAAGAGCAGCTAAAAAAGGTGAGTTTGAAAATGCTAATAAGTTGTTAGACGAAGCAAAAGAGAGAATGTATGCAGCTCATAGTGTACAAACAGAACTCATATGTAATGAAGCAGATGGAAAAGGTATAGAGATAAATCTACTAATGATTCATGCACAAGATCATCTTATGAATGCGATATTAGCTAGAGAGTTAGTAGAAGAGTTGATTGAAGTGCACAAAGAGTTAAAAGGTTTAAAAGGAGAATAG